cacgatatttggagatatattttagtagaatttttatttgtttaaagaagatgatgaagattcaaaggaagaatatgaagatgatgaacatcttcatcatatttctgaattttttcatttttaataaaaatatattttttgaaaataaaattatttattttttaataaaaaaaaggagagaaaaaaatgtatatgtaaatgacctaaacggaaaaaaataaagataaaggatcaaagtgttacaaataaataagataaaggaccccCAATGTAATCTtgacttaattatatttaggtgttcaatcttaattaatttacactacatgactggcttagaacaattaaaatttcacatcaaatttatttcatctgaataaagaagaagaaatttgaataaAAGAGATGTTTTTATTCTCACGTTCTGGGTTTTAGAatggaataaattttatgaatgtaagtgatgaatttaaggacatccagatgaaaaaaatttgatgtaaaattttatttgttataagtcttgtagtgtaaattaattaagattgaacaccttaatataattaaataaaaattaaaagtattaaaagttactttatgattaagattaattctccttaaaaaaaattaagattaactcttttttggtcaaaaagaaaattaacttttatatttagaaaaaaatctactcatttatttgacatttaatattaCCTATGTatgttacattttgattggttgatatcatgagagggtaattaccctctaaacaagagagcGTAACGTAGACCTCACCACTAAGATGTCTTATGTACCCGAACTTATAATTGGTAGATTGCAACGGTAAACCattaattttgattatactaatatttaaatctaaaattttGGTCCGGTGGTAAAATGATGGGCAACCTGAAAGTTGGGTTTGAGCCCCGTAATTGTTTTTggagggaggtaaatgtaaatACATTTACATATATACACTCTGAGTTTGAAAGCATTTTCTGCCTTGAATGGAGGTATCATCCGTTCGCCCTaaaattgtctaaaaaaaataaaaaatgttctgCATATAGAGGTTCTACTGCATTGAAATGCGTCTGATGATCTTGTTAATGATCTTACAGATTTAACATCAGCAGCTTTAATATCTTGTTCTTTGCTATAATATGGAAATCCATAACATTAAATAGAGttcatgaagaaaataaaacatagcATCAACATACCTTGCGAAATGTAATAGATGCCTTTCTTGAAGACCTTCTCGTGACTATTCCATTCACGTTTTCCATCGGGAAAATATATTGTCAAACCACACCTTAATCTAGTCCATAAAATGAAAAGAGCACACCTTGATGCACTTATAGCAAAGATGATCAACtttctaataaaaataacaatagaATACACTAGTATTACCTTTCAATAAAAATGTCATAAATTAGGACAACAAAGATCCTTAACACTCAGAAGAACAAATGAAAAGAGATACAAATTAGTGGGAGAAAATGTTGTAGCAAACATCTGAATTTGagtaattttatataataaagtcTACAAAATACCATTTTTTGGATTAAAACCACCCGTTTTGAATTCATGATGTGCTCAATGTGAAAATCAGCATAAGGAAATACTAGTTCTCTTATAACCAACAAAAAAGCACACATTGaaacttcattttttaaatagataacTTTCACACAAGGATCCTTCGTAAAATGATATGTTTTGCAAATATTATATCGAGATTTTGAGAAAAGATTGTAAAATGAAGGATTTTCTCATGCACTctcataatttttcttataacTCTAAGATATAGTTAGCATAAGTTTTGTTGGCTATGCTGCTCAAGATACATGACAAAACATTGTTGGCTATGCTCCTCAAGGTACATAACTAAACAAACTCGTGAAACATTTAGTTGTTTTTTACTCAAGATTTTGGATTGTCgttatatatgtattttgcTCAAGATTGTTAAGGAATTAGAGATTCTTGTAATATTGGTTGGGTTCTAGGAAACAACATCGGAAGCAATATGACATTCTGACGTCTTCTACGTCTGTCCAAGTATAAGTCCCTTAAATAGTTGTGGATCAACATGACATTTTAGAGTCAATTGCATGTGGGAGGATAAGTCCATGGTAAATTAGTATAGAGAAATCCGACATATTAAGGGTCGAGAGTCTTCGACCCACGGGTTAACCATCGTTTATACAATTCATATGTCATATTTAGACAATCCTTAATCTAACAAAGAGGTAGGGGGTTCGAAGAATTTTAATCATAGTTAAACATATGAATCAAACTTATTTACTTTTCACTGCAAATCACCAATCTATAAAATCCCCCTTGAAACGATTTGGTGCACTTGTCTAATAtatcatcaattaatatttcaattatatcactaactatttatctttttttcttcttcctattCTCTAATTCATTTTTCTCATACCATTAATGAAGGATATTTTTgcatattataatttttgtcCCATACAAATTTATGTGAAATggtcaaaatgatttataatttaagaCGGATGGAGTATCATTTATTGTTCTCATTTCTCACAATAACATAGTATTCTCACTTGACATCAGGGGCGATTGCTAGTAGTAGCTGGGAGAAGTTATTATGCATAAGTCAGTTCCTTATGCACActgcataaacacttcacaaaaccattagacaattattttggtttctCATAGAAGACTATCAAAATCATTAAACCATAattatggtttcagtaataatttcagtgtataacatcttaatcattatttaaaaccatgtaacaataataatttcattaaaaaccaTTACACAATTATCTTGGTTTCACATACaagactatcaaaaccattaaaccatacttatggtttcagtaatcCACACCCTGAAGTTTGTTTCAATTCAGCAACAACCCTTTTTGCAAATCAAGTGTATCGTAAGACGACGatggaaaatgaaaattgatgtggtgtgttgttgttgttgagtgttCCAATCATCAATGAATCAAAGTAGAaggaagaaacaaagaaaagaaaaaagggcAATTGAGTTACACAACTCGTATCATATCTGAATCACTCTTCCCTCTCTTCTTCGATTGTGACATCTGATTACGATCCACGATTCCGGTGACTAGATTCATCGAATCCTTCTCTCGCAATTCGATCTGATTCAACTTTCCGGCGAACACATGCAATCATCGACCATGATTCCTTTCTCTACAGGATTGCGAGTGTTTGGGGTAATAAATTGAGGTAATCAAAATTCGGTATCatgccggagaagatgaagaaacagaatTGTGGTTTCGCTTGGGGGTGTATGACAAAATGAGTTGGGTGTACGAAGCAATTATGTTAGGCTACCTGTTAATGGGCTgagatttatgcagggtgcataaggatgtCTTATGCATGATAACCGCACCTGTAGTAGCATGGGGTAGCTTTGGCTaccccaaatttttttttaataagtatgtATGTTTTATACTTCGCCAccccaataatatatatttagctactcaaaataaatttatttgtcaaaaaaggtAGAAACCTGAAAGTCAAAAGAATATCAcgtaaatattaatttattttgtcttaTTTTGACACTTCTGGTCTCTTCAATAACTATAATGAGAGTTTTGTTAGTAGGAATTTCTTGCAAATGACACTACTAGATAAATTTGACTCTTTGAAGCACAATTGAACtcaacatttttaaataaatattgttatttttttgtttttatgttgtgttgttttaatttacatttattttttttgaaggataatttaCATTTATATAAGTAAACTTAtcgtgctttttttttttccttttctcatACACATATATTTTGCCGCGGCTTGAGGTACCTTTTTTACCCTAACTTATATTTTGTACATCACATTAGTAACGTATTACTTTTGATTATACCAATATACATACCCGTGTATTTAAATTAAGAGAGTCATAATGGAAATTAATGTACAATGTATTTTCTCTACAACAAGGTGAAATCTTTTTGCTTTTTAGGTTAAATGACATACTTGTGATGAACACATTCATTCATGATCAATATtctatatgatttttaattCAACAGATGGAGGTTTTACTACATTGAAATGCGCCTGATGATCTTGTTAAAGATCTTATAGATTTAACATCAACAActtgaaatatttgttcttTGCTATAGTTTGGTTTTGGCACACGACTTCCTTTTGTAACTGCGAAGGCGGCTCCGTTTTCAAAAGTATCTTTTACCGAATGAAATTCCCATTTATCTTCATTTGTATGACCAATTTTTCTCCATGTTACCTAAACACATTATATAATTAGAAAAGGAAAGTTTCGAAAAAGTgtgttaatttgttttaaagtgaaacaaatatattttatatacataAACTTATATTCGTTAGTCATTAATTAGTTTAAATTAATGGATTTGCTAAATAAGCTTACCTCTTTACTCCCAACTTTCGGCGCTATGAAGAGATTAGATTCACTTTTGAGGCTAGGCCCCATGCTCCCGCCGATGGCATATTGCATCCATCCTAAGTAAAGATTGTTGGCTACATGTGCATATCCGTGACGAATCCTGAAATATTATTTTaccgataatttttttttaatgttgtctAAGAAATTCACATTTGTATATTGTATGAATTcaatttttcttgtaaaaaaacttCATAAATAGTAATCAATTACCTTGGCATTCGTTGGTTGCAGTTAGGTCCAAAATGATTGTACACAACAGTAACTTTCATGTTTATGTCCCTCACATACCCATCATCATGCCCAAGAAGCATAACTTTATCTTGTTCTCTAAACCAATTATTTGAAACAGTCACATTAGTAGAACCTCGTGTGACATCAAGAAGACCATCTTCGCAATCATAAAGTGTATTATGATCAATCCAAATTTTTGAAGCGGTGACTAATCTAATTGCATCTCCATCTACTTGGCCCAAATGAATTACCTTCCCATTTGGCCCCATCACCATCCCTGGGGTTTGAGCTTTGCAGTGATGAATTCGAATGCTATGAATGATTATGTTGGTGGCCTACACAAAGAAAATACACAATTGTTACAAATTTGAGAAATAGAATTCATACTACGTATAGCAACAATTAGAAAATTAACTTTAGagaggaaaaatataaaattcctCTCTAAATACATCTCTAAATTTAGAGAGGTTTTTTTTTCCCTAGTATTTTTATCTCTTAAAGCtcaattaattatatttggTGATTACCTTGGATATCATTAAGCACGCGTTATCAGCAATGTGCACATTGACTCCGCGACCATCAATGGTTGTGAAACTGCTGATGAGAAGGGGCTTTATGAGTTTAATGTTCATGTCTTTTTTAAATGTGATCCACACTTTACCTTGAATTACAGAAGCTCCATATCTCAACGTACCAGGTTGAGGTTTTATAGGATCATCATTTGGGTCAATAACTTTATAATGGTTGAGACCCTTACCAATGTTTTTTGTCATCTTTCCAGCATAGCCTACAGAGCAAGTTGCTAGTTGTTGTCTATGTTTTCTCCATTCAGGATTTGGTCTCCAACATCGATCAATCATGTTCATTTTTAATCCCATTAACTTGGATTGTTTTGCAAAACTAAATTTTGAAGTGAAAAATATGGTAATCACAATGGCCAAAACAAAATGCCATCTGAGGAAATTGGGACCCTTAGATACCATGATATAGTATAAATATTCTTGACAAACTTCAaatgattgaaagaaaaaagagagagatgagaaatagaaatgttttttttgtttatattggaGAAGTAGAAGCATAAGGAATTGATTATATATCTTCTTGTCggttaaatttgttttagagGCTATAGATAAATGAGTGTCATGTGCTAAACAAAAGTTATGTATAGAAATAATAGGAAAATCCAGCAACTCTTACCTCATGTTGTGAAAGTTACCTGAATTTAGGTAGTAATTATAAGCGAAATTAGTTATTCTAACATAcaacaataatattttcaagtacaccaaataaaacaaacaacGATGTTTTCATTGGATGacattcaatataaaaattaaataatgttttatAACCAATTTATTGTCAtcaaaactaatttaatttaattaaagggAAAATAAAGAAACATCACTATattaaaaaaggataaaataccATTTACTTTAACCCCAATATACAACTTTATATTGtcaccaaaaatattttaattttaattttataaaataatataaattatgaactatattttaatttaattttatatgattttaatccAATCACTGaaatcaatttatttaaaataaactcaATCGTGACCTAGTCATCTTTTCATTGAAATtctaaacaaattattttactttttgctATTACTTTACAATTGTTAAAACCAACTATTTGCCATGTGCAACCCCCTTTTAAATACATCCTAAATAATAACGACTTTGCCGAGCAGAAATTGAAACGGTCGTTGTGAAGACGAATCTTATAAGTTTCATTAAgcatttttagtacacttgttAAATGTCTATTAGTCCTCTTTGCATTATTCCAATTATATCAATTGATTTAGATGTTCAATAAAATCCATTTTTcctcaacaaataaaaataaggctTAAACGCATTATTCACCCCTTAAGTTTGCAAAAGTAGCGATTTTGActccctttttaaaaaattggcaaAATTGACcccatgtttagggaaatatattcttttgaccctctaacataagggaaatatgttttatgaccaattatttttacaaaaagttgcgattatgacccTTTTTTGGGACATGTGGCGtcttttaaacaattttgtgACGTAAGAGActaaaattgctattttttattaggggttaaaatcgcaactttttaaaagttaagatGTCAATAATGCAGTTAGCCTAAAAACAACTAAGTcgttatttgattttgataatttgtttttatctcGTATTTGGTTCactccaatatatatatatatatatatatatatatatatatatatatatatatatatatatatatatatatatatatatataggggcatatcacatgagaatAGATATCTTATGTGGAAATGATAAGAATAAATTACAGCCATCAGATTTAAAGCAAGGGCTGAGATTAAAACACAGCTTGATGAATCATGTGCCAATTATGCGatatgccctatatatatatatatattcaactaACATTtgaggtgaataagtggggtgtccaaGATTCGAATCAGATCCTCTGCATATTACGATGCATTAATGTCCCTGAGCTATGATTATGGGGACCAATGATAGCATTGGTAGAGCACGTTCTTcgaatgatgatgataatggaGGGAAAATTTGTTTTCTCTCTTTGATTGGTTTCAACATCATCGCTAAATAAGACTAtgatcgataaaaaaaaaatatctcgcGTGGTATCTAATTCCACCGTTCGAGTTTCATTCTACTAATCAACAATCAATGTAAAATTCAACTAATCATTGTATTGGAAATAATTCAGTTGTGATTGATGTAGCGTTTATAACAAGTGATGACATATGTGATCCTAGCCCTACTGTGtatgaattttcaatttaacCAGTCGATGTGAATCGCATAACCAATCCATGGAAGAATCACATAGCTATAGATAAAGTGTCAAGGAGCTTGCAAGATGTGCAAACACTAACACACATGCATGGTGGTGTCTTAAAAGGACTTCTCAAGTATCAAATCaatgtgataaaaataaaattgaggcTTAAAAAGGTACAAAGGTAAATTAAATGTAATATGGTTATTGGTGCATCAATCATcaaagcaaaatatttaaaacaagTCTTAAAAGAATACTTATGACATAAATTTGAATCAATTACCTACATAATGCTTTAAGGTGATATTGTGGTTTACATTTAAATTTCGGAACCTAAGTGTGTTTTCTATGTTAAAGTGTTAAACTTAAAGAGCTAAACTAAAttacattttataaaaatatagagGTGATTAAAACTGTGTTGAGACTAACATTAGTTATTATGTTATCaatatttttcaatgttttCATAATACGTTCAATTTTGTACTATgtgtatataataatattctttATGGAAATAATCTTGAAAGTTTAATTTTCTAAACATAactaactatttttattttggtttaaatgcaattttgattcCCTATTTTcgaatttgttaatttttgatACTCCATTTCTAAAACCAAGTTTTTGATCCCCTGATTATAAAGTCAACAGAAATTTATGGTCTCCCTCCTCGTTAGATGACGTGGCCTACATGACATTACCTAGATGATCCATCATTTGACACATCAATTTTGCAATCGAGCTCTCTACTCCAAGTTTTTGTACCGTTTTTTTAGGCATTCCTCTTCAAAAACTATGTGGGCGCAACACCAATCTCCCGAACATCAAATGTGTACATTTTGAGTTAATCAATTTGGAGAATTCTTCCGAGACTTCATTGCTTCTACTCAACTAGCTGGTCTAGCTTCCTAATATCGAATATTTGAGCGTCGGTTCAACTTTAGACCATGcttgttttgagtttttttttattgtatttataaattttgtcaaaagTATGGAGACTTTTATTGAACCGATGGTATATTTGGACCTAGGCACATCCATACCTGATGAAATAGTGGACTTTCTGCTTTGGAAATCACCCTCAACAGAGGTTGACATCATAGATTGATCAAGGTTAGATGtgcattcaactttttttaCTGAGATTGCATGAAAATGTGTACACATGTTCACAAGTGCGCGTCTTGATACACAAGTAAGACTTGTTTTACTGAGATAAACATTAGCATCGTTATTCACATTTCAGACCAATTTGAATTATCAGTTAGCTCATAGCATTGTTAAAGTGGTTGTAAAATTAATATGCGCCAATACTGTGAAAATAAGATTGTTTGCTTCATCTTCTAATTGGTAATTAAAAGCTCTTGATTAGAGTGTTTTTCTGCTCATGGAAGAAATTTGACTATACTATCATAGCAATAGCTTGACTATAACAACTAGGGTGAGTATACTTCATAATTTGACTATACTATCATTCTTAATTTGTTTCATGTATTCTACTTTTTGTTTTCGTCCTGGATTGAGTGATTTGGCGCAATTTtgatgttattattgttgttgtaagAGTTTAAACTTTTGTTCTAAGAAAAACTTCGGTTTTTGAACTAATGTCTAGagctctttaaaaaaatggatgaaattagaaaaagatgATTTAGCTTCGCAAAAGTTGGTCCAATGGTCATGAGGATAGAAGAATCATGGAAGGAATGAGTTTGGTCAATGACCTAAGTAAAGATTTTCAGATTCCACGATCTCAactcttcttttattttcaaacttaacacaaaatcaaacaccTCTTAACAATTCTGAGAAGATGGTAAAAAAAAGAGTGTGCGTATAGCTTAATTAAGAAttgtttaattgaaattaacatattaacatcCAACTAAAGCCAAGATACCCTATAGACCTATAAACGACATACAGATGCAAGGACAGTAGCAAAGAAACTTAAACATGACTCTTCCAAGTATAAAGCATGCTTAGCATAACTCTTCACTAAGCTGAAACACATGCAGGCACATAATTAACTATTCCGTCCAATTTGGATACAAGCATGATTAATAAACTACTCTTTAGTTTAACAATAAACATACGCGGTTTGAACCAAAGTTGACGTAGACTCCAATACTTTATTGTGACAAAATATTTATCTATGTGAAGCACTCGCACAAACATGGATATTAGAcacaatccttcaaaaaaaaaaaggatattagACACAAACTGACATGTAAATATCAGTAATAATTTAGGTGTGTCGACGTTGGATACTTGCTCTTCAATCCAAAGTGTCAGTATtgaataaaacatattttgttaGCCTATAAAGCAGACTTAAGGAGTGTGCTAGTTTATTAAACATTTCCTACAAACTTCCAAATCCCTTTACACTCCCTCTGTctctctaattataagatcctacAAATATTTAGATATATTTAATACTACTAAATATATTACTTCAACAATTTCAGTTTCTCAAAGCCTTTTCATGTCATGTTTCCAACATTTTCACTTTGGTTATCTTTTCTCATTGCTTTCAACTTCTTCCAAAACACATTTACTTCTACATTAGGAACTGAGACCGATAACTTGGCGTTGCTCAAGTTCAAAGAATCAATATCTAATGATCCATATGGAATCTTGGCCTCTTGGAATAGTTCAACTCACTTCTGCAAGTGGTATGGAATCACATGCAGTCCCATGCATCAAAGAGTTGCCGAGTTAAACTTGGAAGGATATCAGCTGCATGGATTGATATCTCCCCATGTTGGCAATCTCTCTTTTTTGAGAAACCTCAACCTTGCACACAATAGTTTCTTCGGAAAAATCCCACAGAAACTCGGTCAGTTGTTTCGATTGCAGGAACTCGTACTCATTGATAACTCCTTGACAGGGGAGATTCCTACAAACTTGACGAGTTGCTCTAATCTTGAATTCTTATACTTGACTGGAAATCATCTTATTGGTAAAATACCAATTGGAATAAGCTCTCTTCAAAAGCTTCAAGTGTTGGagatttcaaaaaacaatttaaccgGAAGAATACCAACGTTCATAGGGAATCTTTCATGGCTAGCTATTCTTTCAGTGGGTGATAACCTCTTAGAGGGAGACATTCCACGAGAAATATGCAGCCTCAAAAACTTGACAATAATGTCAGTGTTTCTAAACAGACTATCTAATACATTACCTTCTTCTTGTCTTTATAATATGTCATCTCTTACTTTCATTTCCGCTGCATTCAATAATTTTAATGGATCTCTTCCACCCAATATGTTCAACACCCTCTCCAATCTTCAATATTTAGCAATCGGAGGAAATCAATTCTCAGGTACAATCCCTATTTCCATTTCAAATGCTTCTTCCCTATTTAATCTTGACTTAGATCAAAACAATTTGGTCGGACAAGTTCCAAGTCTAGGGAAGTTACATGATCTTCGACGGTTAAATCTAGAGCTAAACAGTTTAGGTAACAATTCCACTAAGGATTTAGAGTTTTTAAAATCCTTGACAAACTGTAGTAAACTACTAGTGTTTTCTATATCCTTTAATAATTTTGGAGGTAATTTGCCAAATTCCATTGGGAATTTATCCACTCAACTTAGGCAACTACATCTTGGATGTAATATGATATCAGGAAAAATTCCTGAAGAATTAGGAAATCTAATTGGCTTAACTCTGTTGAGCATGGAACTTAACAACTTTGAAGGAATTATTCCTACTACTTTTGGGAAGTTTGAGAAAATGCAACTATTGGTTTTGCAGGGAAATAAGTTTTCCGGAGAGATACCACCCATCATAGGCAACCTCAGTCAATTATATCATTTGAGTGTAGGAGATAATATGTTAGAAGGAAATATTCCGTCAAGTATAGGAAACTGCAAAAAGTTACAATACCTGGACCTTGCACAAAACAATCTTAGAGGAACCATACCCTTAGAAGTTTTCAGTCTTTCTTCGTTATCAAACTTACTGAACTTGTCAAGAAACTCATTGAGTGGTAGCCTACCAAGAGAAGTGGGTATGCTAAAAAGTATCAACAAGCTAGATGTCTCGGAGAATCTTCTATCTGGTGACATTCCTAGAGCCATTGGCGAATGCATACGCTTAGAATACCTCTTTTTGCAAGGAAACTCCTTCAACGGAACCATACCATCCTCATTGGCTTCAGTTAAAAGTCTTCAATATTTAGACCTGTCAAGAAATCGGTTGTATGGACCAATTCCTAATGTTCTACAGAATATATCAGTTTTAGAACACTTGAATGTTTCTTTCAACATGTTGGAAGGCGAGGTACCAACAGAAGGTGTCTTTGGAAATGTAAGCAAGTTAGCTGTGACCGGAAACAATAAACTTTGTGGAGGTATTTCAACGCTTCGTCTACGGCCATGCCCTGTCAAAGGTATTAAACCTGCAAAACACCAAAAAATCAGGATTATAGCAGGGATTGTTAGTGCGGTATCTATTCTTCTCACGGCgacaattattttaactatCTACAAGATGaggaaaagaaacaagaaacaaTATTCTGATTTACTAAATATTGACCCACTAGCTAAAGTTTCATACCAGGACCTTCACCAGGGAACTGACGGGTTTTCTGCTAGAAACTTAGTTGGATCAGGAAGCTTTGGTTCTGTGTACAAAGGAAATCTTGAATCAGAAGATAAAGTTGTTGCCGTGAAGGTCATGAACCTTCAAAAGAAGGGAGCTCACAAGAGTTTCATTGCTGAATGTAATGCACTAAAAAATATTAGACATCGAAATTTGGTTAAGATTTTGACATGTTGTTCCAGTACAGATTACAAAGGTCAAGAATTTAAAGCTTTAGTCTTTGAATACATGAACAACGGAAGCT
Above is a genomic segment from Medicago truncatula cultivar Jemalong A17 chromosome 5, MtrunA17r5.0-ANR, whole genome shotgun sequence containing:
- the LOC11409452 gene encoding probable LRR receptor-like serine/threonine-protein kinase At3g47570 isoform X2, which gives rise to MLEGNIPSSIGNCKKLQYLDLAQNNLRGTIPLEVFSLSSLSNLLNLSRNSLSGSLPREVGMLKSINKLDVSENLLSGDIPRAIGECIRLEYLFLQGNSFNGTIPSSLASVKSLQYLDLSRNRLYGPIPNVLQNISVLEHLNVSFNMLEGEVPTEGVFGNVSKLAVTGNNKLCGGISTLRLRPCPVKGIKPAKHQKIRIIAGIVSAVSILLTATIILTIYKMRKRNKKQYSDLLNIDPLAKVSYQDLHQGTDGFSARNLVGSGSFGSVYKGNLESEDKVVAVKVMNLQKKGAHKSFIAECNALKNIRHRNLVKILTCCSSTDYKGQEFKALVFEYMNNGSLEQWLHPRSVNVENQRTLDLDQRLNIAVDIAFVLHYLHLECEQSIIHCDLKPSNVLLDDDMVAHVSDFGIARLVSVIDDTSHRETSTIGIKGTIGYAPPEYGMGSEVSTYGDMYSFGMLLLEILTGRRPVDEMFDNGQNLRIFVEISLPNNLIHILDPNLVPRNIEATIEDGNSGNFTPNVEKCVVSLFRIGLACSVESPKERMNIVDVIRDLSIIKNAYLAGVHTRD
- the LOC11413513 gene encoding probable pectate lyase 16, encoding MIDRCWRPNPEWRKHRQQLATCSVGYAGKMTKNIGKGLNHYKVIDPNDDPIKPQPGTLRYGASVIQGKVWITFKKDMNIKLIKPLLISSFTTIDGRGVNVHIADNACLMISKATNIIIHSIRIHHCKAQTPGMVMGPNGKVIHLGQVDGDAIRLVTASKIWIDHNTLYDCEDGLLDVTRGSTNVTVSNNWFREQDKVMLLGHDDGYVRDINMKVTVVYNHFGPNCNQRMPRIRHGYAHVANNLYLGWMQYAIGGSMGPSLKSESNLFIAPKVGSKEVTWRKIGHTNEDKWEFHSVKDTFENGAAFAVTKGSRVPKPNYSKEQIFQVVDVKSIRSLTRSSGAFQCSKTSIC
- the LOC11409452 gene encoding putative receptor-like protein kinase At3g47110 isoform X1 — protein: MFPTFSLWLSFLIAFNFFQNTFTSTLGTETDNLALLKFKESISNDPYGILASWNSSTHFCKWYGITCSPMHQRVAELNLEGYQLHGLISPHVGNLSFLRNLNLAHNSFFGKIPQKLGQLFRLQELVLIDNSLTGEIPTNLTSCSNLEFLYLTGNHLIGKIPIGISSLQKLQVLEISKNNLTGRIPTFIGNLSWLAILSVGDNLLEGDIPREICSLKNLTIMSVFLNRLSNTLPSSCLYNMSSLTFISAAFNNFNGSLPPNMFNTLSNLQYLAIGGNQFSGTIPISISNASSLFNLDLDQNNLVGQVPSLGKLHDLRRLNLELNSLGNNSTKDLEFLKSLTNCSKLLVFSISFNNFGGNLPNSIGNLSTQLRQLHLGCNMISGKIPEELGNLIGLTLLSMELNNFEGIIPTTFGKFEKMQLLVLQGNKFSGEIPPIIGNLSQLYHLSVGDNMLEGNIPSSIGNCKKLQYLDLAQNNLRGTIPLEVFSLSSLSNLLNLSRNSLSGSLPREVGMLKSINKLDVSENLLSGDIPRAIGECIRLEYLFLQGNSFNGTIPSSLASVKSLQYLDLSRNRLYGPIPNVLQNISVLEHLNVSFNMLEGEVPTEGVFGNVSKLAVTGNNKLCGGISTLRLRPCPVKGIKPAKHQKIRIIAGIVSAVSILLTATIILTIYKMRKRNKKQYSDLLNIDPLAKVSYQDLHQGTDGFSARNLVGSGSFGSVYKGNLESEDKVVAVKVMNLQKKGAHKSFIAECNALKNIRHRNLVKILTCCSSTDYKGQEFKALVFEYMNNGSLEQWLHPRSVNVENQRTLDLDQRLNIAVDIAFVLHYLHLECEQSIIHCDLKPSNVLLDDDMVAHVSDFGIARLVSVIDDTSHRETSTIGIKGTIGYAPPEYGMGSEVSTYGDMYSFGMLLLEILTGRRPVDEMFDNGQNLRIFVEISLPNNLIHILDPNLVPRNIEATIEDGNSGNFTPNVEKCVVSLFRIGLACSVESPKERMNIVDVIRDLSIIKNAYLAGVHTRD